One Gloeobacter morelensis MG652769 DNA window includes the following coding sequences:
- a CDS encoding response regulator — MSSAAAPNRPIEVLLVEDNPGDVRLTRIALAEGLIPVRLQVVEDGAEALAYLEKRGKYVRARRPDLVLLDLNLPKKDGREVLAQIKSNTSLRCIPVVILTTSQAEEDILRAYNDAANCYITKPVDFGAFLKIVRSIEDFWFTVVTLPPR; from the coding sequence ATGAGCAGTGCCGCCGCCCCGAACCGTCCCATCGAAGTGCTGCTGGTCGAGGATAATCCCGGCGATGTGCGCTTGACCCGCATTGCCCTCGCAGAAGGTCTGATCCCCGTGCGTCTGCAGGTCGTCGAGGACGGTGCCGAGGCCCTGGCGTACCTCGAGAAGCGGGGCAAGTACGTCCGCGCCCGCCGTCCGGACCTGGTATTGCTCGATTTGAATCTGCCCAAAAAAGATGGCCGGGAGGTGCTCGCCCAGATCAAATCCAACACCTCCCTCAGGTGCATTCCGGTGGTGATCCTCACCACTTCCCAGGCGGAGGAGGATATCCTCAGAGCCTACAACGACGCGGCCAACTGCTACATTACTAAGCCCGTCGATTTCGGTGCATTTCTTAAGATCGTGCGGTCGATCGAAGATTTTTGGTTCACAGTCGTCACACTGCCGCCGAGGTGA
- a CDS encoding ATP-binding protein: protein MNQESKEQMCLNTKHLHFALEAAHLGTWDWNALGNRVYWSDNMEQLLGLAAGTFAGTCEALLACVHPEDRAPVAAEIAEVLAQKRELRGEFRVVRPGGEVRWLKAQGRPVLGDDGAVVRMLGIVADITERRRTEAQLQRQNQRIRLFSDIALKIRQSLQLEAILRTSVDEVQKLLAADRVLIFRLWADGTGQVVQEAVLGGWPVALGQNILDPCFRNGYQEQYRQGRIGAIADIETAPIQPCHADFLRRFAVRANLVVPILQREQLWGLLIAHQCSAPRQWSTFETELLLQLADQMGIALAQAQLLEQETQQRRELARSNTDLEQFAYVASHDLQEPLRMIGSYLQLLEQRYQDKLDPDAQEFIGYAVDGARWMQTLINDLLAYSRVGTRTERLGRIDADAALDHALTNLKPTIEKSGATVSRAALPKVIADATQLAQVFQNLVGNALKFHSPEPPQVDIGVRRAAGEWVFSVADNGIGIEAPYCERIFAVFRRLHPRGDYIGTGIGLAICKKIVERHGGRIWVESQPGRGSTFFFTLPEPTGDL, encoded by the coding sequence ATGAACCAGGAATCTAAAGAGCAAATGTGCCTGAATACGAAGCATCTGCACTTTGCGCTCGAAGCCGCCCACCTGGGTACTTGGGATTGGAATGCCCTGGGAAATAGGGTGTATTGGTCCGATAATATGGAGCAGCTATTGGGTCTGGCTGCGGGCACATTTGCGGGCACCTGCGAAGCCTTGCTTGCCTGCGTGCACCCAGAAGATCGCGCTCCTGTCGCGGCTGAGATTGCCGAAGTTCTGGCCCAAAAGCGGGAGCTGCGCGGCGAATTTCGGGTCGTCCGTCCGGGAGGTGAAGTGCGCTGGCTGAAAGCCCAAGGCCGGCCGGTCCTGGGCGACGACGGTGCGGTGGTGCGGATGCTGGGCATCGTGGCGGACATCACCGAGCGACGGCGGACCGAGGCGCAGTTGCAGCGGCAGAACCAGCGCATTCGCCTTTTCTCGGACATTGCCCTGAAAATTCGTCAGTCTTTACAACTGGAGGCCATCCTGCGCACGTCCGTCGACGAGGTGCAAAAGCTGCTGGCTGCCGATCGGGTGCTCATCTTCCGGCTGTGGGCGGACGGTACCGGCCAGGTGGTGCAGGAGGCGGTGCTGGGGGGCTGGCCGGTGGCACTCGGGCAGAACATCCTCGATCCGTGCTTTCGAAACGGCTACCAGGAGCAGTACCGCCAGGGGCGCATCGGCGCCATCGCCGACATCGAGACAGCGCCCATCCAGCCCTGCCATGCCGATTTTTTGCGGCGCTTCGCGGTGCGCGCCAATCTGGTGGTGCCCATTTTGCAGCGCGAGCAACTGTGGGGTCTGCTCATCGCCCACCAGTGCAGCGCCCCCCGCCAGTGGAGCACTTTTGAGACGGAGTTGCTGTTGCAGTTGGCCGACCAGATGGGCATCGCCCTCGCCCAGGCGCAACTGTTGGAGCAAGAGACCCAGCAGCGCCGGGAGCTGGCCCGCTCCAACACCGACCTTGAGCAGTTCGCCTACGTCGCCTCCCACGATCTGCAGGAGCCCCTGCGGATGATCGGCAGCTACCTGCAACTGTTGGAGCAGCGCTACCAGGACAAGCTCGACCCGGACGCCCAAGAATTTATCGGCTACGCCGTCGATGGGGCGCGCTGGATGCAGACGCTCATCAACGATCTGCTGGCCTACTCGCGCGTCGGCACCCGCACCGAGCGGCTCGGCCGCATCGACGCAGATGCCGCCCTCGACCACGCCCTGACCAACTTAAAACCGACCATCGAAAAAAGTGGCGCCACCGTCAGCCGCGCAGCGCTGCCCAAGGTGATCGCCGATGCCACCCAGCTCGCCCAGGTCTTCCAGAATCTGGTGGGCAATGCCCTCAAGTTCCATAGCCCCGAGCCGCCGCAGGTCGATATCGGCGTGCGCCGCGCCGCAGGGGAGTGGGTCTTCTCGGTGGCCGACAACGGTATCGGCATCGAAGCGCCCTACTGCGAGCGCATCTTTGCCGTCTTTCGGCGGCTGCACCCCCGCGGCGATTACATCGGCACCGGCATCGGCCTCGCCATCTGCAAAAAAATTGTCGAGCGCCACGGCGGGCGCATCTGGGTCGAGTCGCAGCCCGGCCGCGGATCGACGTTTTTCTTTACTCTTCCGGAGCCCACGGGTGATCTATGA
- a CDS encoding metallothionein — MTTVTQMKCACDACLCVVNLSESIQKDGKYFCSDPCANGHPDGSGCGHTGCECQ; from the coding sequence ATGACCACCGTGACCCAGATGAAATGTGCCTGTGACGCTTGCCTGTGCGTCGTCAACCTGAGTGAATCGATCCAGAAGGACGGCAAGTATTTTTGCAGCGACCCGTGCGCCAACGGCCACCCGGACGGTTCCGGCTGCGGGCACACGGGCTGCGAATGCCAGTGA
- a CDS encoding ArsR/SmtB family transcription factor, which translates to MEISKINAEGDETCEHLGLHPEAVARAAQRVGALAHIDALAQLFAAFGDPTRLRILTALRDGDLCVCDLTAVLGMTASAVSHQLRLLRNLRLVRSRKAGRVVYYRLDDEHVLNLLAQGEAHVQHY; encoded by the coding sequence ATGGAAATCTCAAAAATCAACGCCGAGGGTGATGAGACCTGCGAGCACCTTGGATTGCACCCGGAGGCGGTGGCGCGGGCGGCGCAGCGCGTCGGCGCACTGGCGCACATCGATGCACTGGCGCAGCTATTTGCAGCCTTTGGCGATCCGACCCGACTGCGCATCCTCACGGCACTGCGCGACGGCGATCTGTGCGTGTGCGATCTGACGGCGGTGCTCGGGATGACCGCCTCGGCAGTTTCCCACCAGTTGCGGCTGTTGCGCAATTTGCGGCTGGTGCGCTCGCGCAAAGCCGGCCGGGTTGTTTACTACCGCCTCGATGACGAACACGTCCTTAATTTGCTCGCCCAAGGTGAAGCCCACGTTCAGCACTACTGA
- a CDS encoding IS4 family transposase, with protein sequence MMPAFYQTFFAHLLTARQSLFLHLLVATLQTHKQLALGKLSQALPLPITADSRKRALQRFLTLDKLNIFEAWFPLVLYLVLTHFSKTTTLKLAIDRTDWWHYNVLTVALVWHRHALPLNWTLLDHPGNSNLEDQQLLLSPVLSLLSAYRVVVLGDREFCSVKLANWLRSRKAGFCLRLKISEYIRQQGADFRSLKSLELQPGMSMFLGGVRVTKNRKNKGFEPFNIACIWKRKIRNMQPGEGWYILTDRPKLHEALELYADRWGIEVWHKDVKSCGYHLEEVRVSQERMMRVLLLASIAWSAAMLNGLQLERIGVDKYTGRVQEKQRRLRRHSPFRVGQYAWHWAQAVLGLGDWLDNLIDTCRNKARDYRRGLRAARLMLSVT encoded by the coding sequence ATGATGCCTGCATTCTACCAGACCTTCTTCGCACACCTGCTCACTGCGCGACAGTCTCTGTTTTTGCATTTGCTTGTCGCCACTTTGCAAACCCACAAACAGCTCGCCTTGGGCAAACTCTCCCAGGCACTGCCGCTGCCGATCACTGCCGACAGTCGCAAGCGCGCTCTCCAACGCTTTCTCACCCTCGACAAACTCAATATTTTCGAGGCTTGGTTCCCATTGGTTTTGTACCTGGTACTGACCCACTTTTCCAAGACAACCACACTCAAACTGGCGATCGACCGCACCGACTGGTGGCACTACAACGTGCTGACAGTGGCCCTGGTGTGGCATAGACATGCCTTGCCACTCAATTGGACCTTGCTCGACCATCCTGGCAACAGTAACCTCGAAGACCAACAACTGTTACTCTCACCGGTTCTGTCTCTACTTTCTGCCTATCGCGTCGTGGTGTTGGGGGACAGAGAGTTTTGCAGTGTCAAGCTGGCCAATTGGTTGCGCAGTCGAAAGGCCGGCTTTTGCTTGAGATTAAAAATCAGTGAATATATTCGACAACAAGGTGCAGACTTTCGCTCGCTAAAGTCTTTGGAACTACAACCTGGAATGTCGATGTTTCTTGGCGGAGTGCGCGTCACCAAAAATCGTAAAAACAAGGGATTCGAGCCGTTCAATATTGCTTGTATCTGGAAACGAAAAATCCGGAATATGCAACCGGGTGAAGGCTGGTATATTTTGACAGACCGGCCAAAGTTACACGAAGCACTTGAGCTGTATGCTGACCGTTGGGGAATCGAAGTTTGGCACAAAGACGTCAAATCCTGTGGCTACCATCTTGAAGAAGTACGCGTCAGTCAGGAACGGATGATGCGGGTACTGTTGTTAGCATCGATTGCCTGGAGTGCAGCGATGCTCAACGGTCTGCAACTGGAGCGAATAGGGGTGGACAAGTACACCGGCAGGGTTCAAGAAAAGCAGCGACGCTTGCGGCGTCACAGCCCTTTTCGGGTTGGCCAGTACGCTTGGCACTGGGCACAGGCGGTGCTGGGTTTGGGTGACTGGCTCGACAATTTGATAGACACCTGTAGGAACAAAGCCCGGGACTATCGACGCGGGTTGCGGGCTGCAAGGTTGATGCTGAGCGTCACGTAG
- a CDS encoding GNAT family N-acetyltransferase, whose amino-acid sequence MLLTLVEEFCIADQHPFDATAIETALIELLTNPVMGSVWLISNDQHILGYALLTLGFSLEYRGKDAFVDELYIRPAYRRQGIGTKTLKFLETFCRNLGVRALHLEVEKGNHEAQTLYRKAGYEDQGRILLNKRID is encoded by the coding sequence ATGCTGTTGACGCTGGTGGAAGAATTTTGCATTGCCGATCAGCACCCTTTCGATGCAACGGCGATCGAAACTGCCCTCATCGAATTACTGACCAATCCGGTGATGGGAAGCGTGTGGTTGATCAGCAACGACCAGCACATCCTCGGCTACGCGCTATTGACTCTGGGTTTTAGCCTGGAGTACCGCGGAAAAGATGCGTTTGTGGACGAACTTTACATTCGTCCCGCTTACCGCCGCCAGGGCATCGGCACCAAAACGCTGAAATTTCTGGAAACCTTTTGCCGCAATCTCGGCGTGCGGGCACTGCACCTTGAAGTGGAAAAAGGCAACCACGAAGCCCAGACTCTATACCGCAAAGCCGGTTACGAAGATCAGGGGCGCATCTTGCTCAACAAACGGATTGACTAA
- a CDS encoding 4-hydroxybenzoate solanesyltransferase — MSTAPTDWRAKADAVFRLLRWDKPAGRLILMIPALWGVFAAAQGSPPPLLVMVMVVGTIATSAAGCVINDLWDRDIDPLVERTRARPLASRELAVPVAVVTFAVSLLCAWGLTFFLNPFTFWLCVAAVPVIALYPGAKRVFPVPQLVLSLAWGFAALISWSAVTGGLETPAWWLWGATVLWTLGFDTVYALSDREDDLKIGIHSSAIFFGRFTPEAIAAFFAGAALCLAVVGYQLELGSIFYVCLIVATLFWWREYRSLVSSSDSARYARIFNENVTVGFIILAGIIGGTLI; from the coding sequence ATGAGTACCGCCCCCACCGACTGGCGCGCCAAAGCCGACGCCGTCTTCCGCCTGTTGCGCTGGGACAAACCGGCCGGCCGGCTTATCTTGATGATCCCCGCGCTCTGGGGGGTGTTCGCCGCCGCCCAGGGTTCGCCGCCGCCGCTGCTGGTGATGGTGATGGTGGTGGGTACCATTGCCACCAGCGCCGCCGGTTGCGTCATCAACGATCTGTGGGACCGCGACATCGATCCGCTCGTCGAGCGCACCCGCGCTCGGCCCCTCGCCAGCCGCGAACTGGCCGTGCCGGTGGCGGTGGTCACTTTCGCGGTCTCGCTGCTGTGCGCCTGGGGGCTGACCTTTTTTCTCAACCCCTTCACCTTCTGGCTGTGCGTTGCTGCCGTGCCGGTGATTGCCCTCTATCCGGGGGCCAAGCGCGTCTTCCCGGTGCCGCAACTGGTCCTCTCGCTGGCCTGGGGGTTTGCCGCGCTTATTTCCTGGTCAGCAGTAACCGGCGGCCTGGAGACCCCTGCCTGGTGGCTATGGGGAGCGACGGTGCTGTGGACCCTTGGCTTTGACACGGTCTATGCCCTTTCGGACCGCGAGGACGATCTCAAAATCGGGATCCACTCGAGCGCTATCTTTTTTGGCCGCTTCACCCCCGAGGCGATCGCCGCTTTTTTTGCCGGGGCCGCTCTGTGCCTGGCGGTGGTAGGCTACCAGCTGGAACTGGGATCGATTTTTTATGTGTGTTTGATCGTCGCTACCCTCTTCTGGTGGCGCGAGTACCGCTCGCTGGTAAGTAGCAGCGATTCGGCCCGCTACGCCCGCATTTTTAATGAAAACGTCACCGTAGGCTTCATCATCCTGGCAGGAATTATCGGCGGGACATTGATTTGA
- a CDS encoding AsmA family protein, with translation MSEAVPAPGKSSPPPPRFALPLWLQRTLIGAAGVGLASFAGLALVPLFVDGESFRKPLQEALSRSLGRDVLLGRVELRTLGGIGLRTEQVRVVNREGTSELQARGAFVELALLPLLVRQIEVRNIEIDGAEIYLKRFRDGRWNVADLGDGQGAGEGPVNLAGTGLTLFDSTVRFDDEGVQPPQRFLASALSLKIQKFDRAELPINLQGRIVNALRDKPVATALTLDGTLAWPEDGDWQKLTGNLRILAEKFRPRYLSAYTRDIPSLAGLTGVFDLDFVWKGALGGESRLEGTCNTRLLRWDWPLLFGGQPWLARKVKVDTAMGVSSAGVRAERLRLSGEGFDADIQGSVRRPTGESPSPLLDLTVKTGFIDPFAVRTNAPLQLVAEPWREWIATSKGSGRLRTELVVRGPLDTATTGGSFEFQNFKLSNPRLRSPVDALNGRLVLSEAALALEDLRVGAPGQQTTFTGTIARRPEGPIDLKAVGTGGDLSIFSNLGGGRLGLLSGRGDVDLTFTGTLDAPQILGRAELVGASLLREGWVQPLKNLRGEVVFEATKITLANLEADLGNSSLSVDGVLEGYGSAAPNPQLTISSSGLDLKAAYPILVSDLFEGGFRRALRSTFRGLAGNAGVELKVDGTLATGTIDLRGATLALVGLAAPLEEAVGTVALGERGTTIEQLRAVAAGSPVNLKGTVGRDGEMQLSGNGTLNFPRALSLVPAGSRDGVRATGSAPLSFTLTGGPQARALQLSADLTAVSELTLGNLLRLAPARRLVLVSTLTPRSLLVGEASRLEGERTLNLAGSLGNLDAKSQRYDLRVRSDAPMTMAELGRYVVPFANLGATAGSIGSFDLALVGPVSAPGLRGNLELAGVNLPNLLGGIEDLSGPLNFDGNRVSTPGMNFRLGSAATGRIGGSLTDFRDPRLDFEARFDRLDLDELVASSAATEGESLLKGLRGEGTVQIDRGLLSRLTFADLSARARLERGLWNLSQMSLAAAGGRMTGTLGADVRSTIPQFSGDLAFRGTDINLLATVLLGLGDQIFGEGDLQVKFQSQGANPDAFLGALSGNGTLLVQNGRLAANDLLGPLFGAAGGNFAGAAGAVRALTTGRFDRLEGSFNLAGGTATTENMVYLSSGIQLRPVGSLVLLDRTANLQVQGEFERTNGQNPPRRPGGGNGRSLFAFEVAGPINQTGSLRDLRWVDEPVPIEERPASTP, from the coding sequence ATGTCTGAAGCTGTCCCTGCCCCCGGCAAAAGCTCACCCCCCCCACCCAGGTTTGCGCTACCGCTGTGGCTGCAGCGCACGCTCATCGGTGCGGCCGGCGTGGGGCTGGCGAGCTTCGCGGGGCTGGCCCTCGTGCCGCTGTTTGTCGATGGCGAGAGCTTTCGCAAGCCCCTGCAGGAAGCGCTTTCACGCTCACTGGGCCGCGATGTGCTCCTCGGGCGCGTCGAGTTGCGCACCCTGGGGGGCATTGGTCTGCGCACCGAGCAGGTGCGCGTGGTCAACCGCGAGGGCACCAGCGAACTACAGGCGCGGGGCGCCTTCGTCGAACTGGCGCTGCTGCCGCTGTTGGTCCGCCAGATCGAAGTGCGCAATATCGAGATAGACGGTGCGGAAATCTATCTGAAGCGCTTTCGCGACGGGCGCTGGAACGTTGCGGATTTGGGCGACGGGCAGGGCGCCGGTGAGGGGCCGGTCAATCTTGCGGGTACCGGGCTGACGCTCTTTGACAGCACTGTGCGCTTCGACGATGAAGGGGTGCAGCCCCCCCAGCGCTTCCTGGCGAGCGCACTGAGCTTGAAAATACAAAAGTTCGACCGCGCCGAGTTGCCCATCAATCTGCAGGGCCGTATCGTCAACGCCCTGCGCGACAAACCGGTGGCGACGGCGCTCACCCTCGACGGCACCCTGGCCTGGCCCGAGGATGGCGACTGGCAAAAACTGACCGGCAATCTGCGCATTCTGGCCGAAAAATTTCGGCCGCGCTATCTGTCGGCCTACACCCGCGATATCCCGAGCCTGGCGGGGCTCACGGGGGTTTTTGACCTCGATTTTGTCTGGAAGGGCGCGCTGGGGGGCGAATCTCGCCTGGAGGGCACCTGCAACACGCGACTGTTGCGCTGGGATTGGCCGCTGCTGTTTGGCGGCCAGCCGTGGCTGGCGCGCAAAGTCAAAGTCGACACGGCCATGGGCGTCAGTAGCGCCGGGGTGCGGGCCGAGCGGCTTCGCCTGAGCGGCGAGGGCTTCGACGCCGATATCCAGGGCAGCGTCCGGCGTCCGACCGGCGAGTCGCCAAGTCCCTTGTTGGATCTGACGGTCAAAACCGGCTTTATCGACCCGTTCGCCGTGCGCACCAATGCGCCTTTGCAACTGGTCGCCGAACCCTGGCGCGAGTGGATCGCCACCAGCAAAGGCAGCGGCCGGCTGCGCACCGAGCTGGTGGTACGCGGTCCCCTCGACACGGCAACCACCGGCGGCAGCTTCGAATTTCAGAACTTCAAATTGAGCAACCCGCGCCTGCGCAGTCCGGTCGACGCGCTCAACGGCAGGCTGGTGCTCAGCGAAGCCGCACTGGCGCTCGAGGATCTGCGCGTCGGTGCTCCCGGCCAACAGACGACCTTCACCGGCACCATCGCCCGTCGCCCCGAGGGACCCATCGATCTCAAGGCCGTGGGCACCGGCGGCGATCTGAGCATCTTCAGCAACCTGGGGGGAGGACGGCTGGGGCTGCTGAGCGGTCGGGGCGATGTCGACCTCACCTTCACCGGCACCCTCGATGCCCCCCAAATTCTGGGCCGGGCCGAACTGGTGGGTGCTTCGCTGCTGCGCGAGGGCTGGGTGCAGCCGCTCAAGAACCTGCGCGGCGAGGTCGTCTTCGAAGCGACCAAGATCACCCTGGCCAACCTGGAGGCGGATCTGGGCAATTCCTCGTTGAGCGTCGATGGGGTGCTCGAAGGCTACGGCAGCGCTGCCCCCAACCCGCAACTGACCATCAGCAGCAGCGGCCTCGACCTCAAGGCCGCCTATCCGATTCTGGTCTCGGACCTGTTTGAAGGCGGCTTTCGCAGGGCCTTGCGCTCGACTTTCAGGGGGCTTGCGGGCAATGCGGGCGTCGAGCTGAAGGTCGACGGCACCCTGGCCACCGGCACCATCGACCTGCGCGGCGCCACGCTCGCCCTGGTGGGCCTGGCCGCTCCGCTCGAAGAGGCCGTCGGTACTGTGGCCCTGGGCGAGCGGGGGACCACCATCGAGCAGCTGCGCGCCGTTGCGGCGGGCTCCCCCGTCAACCTCAAAGGAACCGTCGGCCGCGACGGCGAAATGCAGCTGAGCGGCAACGGTACCCTCAACTTTCCCCGGGCGCTCTCGCTGGTACCCGCAGGTAGCCGCGACGGCGTGCGCGCCACCGGCAGCGCGCCGCTCAGTTTTACACTCACCGGCGGCCCCCAGGCGCGCGCTTTGCAGTTGAGCGCCGATCTGACGGCAGTCTCAGAACTCACCCTCGGCAATCTCCTGCGCCTGGCCCCGGCCCGCCGCCTGGTGCTGGTGAGCACCCTCACCCCCAGATCGCTGCTGGTGGGCGAGGCGTCCAGGCTGGAGGGCGAGCGCACTTTGAATCTGGCGGGCTCGCTCGGCAACCTCGATGCCAAAAGCCAGCGCTACGACCTGCGGGTGCGCTCCGACGCGCCGATGACGATGGCCGAACTCGGCCGCTACGTGGTGCCGTTTGCCAACCTCGGGGCCACCGCCGGTTCGATCGGCAGCTTCGATCTGGCCCTGGTGGGTCCCGTCAGCGCCCCCGGGCTGCGCGGCAATCTGGAACTGGCCGGGGTGAACCTGCCGAACCTGCTGGGGGGTATCGAAGATCTGAGCGGCCCGCTCAACTTCGACGGCAACCGGGTGAGCACACCGGGGATGAACTTTCGCCTGGGCAGCGCCGCCACCGGCCGCATCGGCGGGTCGCTCACCGATTTTCGCGACCCGCGGCTCGATTTTGAGGCGCGCTTCGACCGGCTCGACCTCGACGAACTGGTCGCCTCGAGCGCTGCGACCGAGGGCGAGAGCTTGCTGAAGGGTCTGCGCGGCGAGGGGACAGTCCAGATCGACAGAGGCCTGCTCAGCCGGCTGACCTTTGCGGACCTCAGCGCCCGGGCGCGGCTCGAGCGCGGTTTGTGGAACCTCTCGCAGATGAGTCTTGCCGCTGCGGGTGGGCGGATGACGGGCACCCTCGGGGCCGATGTGCGTTCGACCATTCCCCAGTTCAGCGGCGATCTCGCTTTTCGAGGCACCGACATCAACCTGCTGGCCACGGTGCTTCTGGGTCTGGGGGACCAGATCTTTGGCGAAGGGGACTTGCAGGTCAAATTCCAATCCCAGGGCGCCAACCCAGACGCTTTTTTGGGGGCGCTCTCCGGCAATGGAACGCTGCTGGTCCAAAATGGCCGCCTGGCCGCCAACGACTTGCTCGGGCCGCTTTTTGGGGCGGCGGGGGGCAACTTCGCCGGGGCGGCCGGGGCGGTGCGCGCCCTGACGACCGGCCGCTTCGACCGGTTGGAGGGTAGCTTTAACCTCGCAGGCGGCACCGCGACCACCGAAAACATGGTGTATCTCTCTTCGGGGATACAGTTGCGCCCGGTCGGCAGCTTGGTGCTGCTCGATCGCACCGCCAACCTCCAGGTGCAGGGTGAATTTGAGCGCACCAACGGGCAGAACCCGCCGCGCCGCCCGGGTGGCGGCAACGGCCGCAGCCTCTTTGCTTTCGAGGTGGCGGGACCCATCAACCAGACCGGCTCGCTGCGCGATTTGCGTTGGGTCGACGAACCGGTACCCATCGAAGAGCGCCCCGCCTCGACACCATGA
- a CDS encoding prepilin-type N-terminal cleavage/methylation domain-containing protein: MGNWTGRRQVGAAKGFTLIELLVVVVIVGILAAVAAPNLIGQTDKARTTEATAVLASIKNGQAEYNFKHPGEFVTIGQPTAAGQTRVPAKKTDYITSETDLGNPATPNTEQEQTEFQQILGISVGQGTAGARWNFATAGHASVFNPEGDVLVPSGAASGEGGTAQDYVAIAKGLDGTNETARLGAQIVHSQNRTLLDAKRQ, translated from the coding sequence ATGGGTAATTGGACAGGGCGTCGGCAGGTGGGCGCCGCAAAAGGTTTTACGCTCATCGAACTGCTGGTGGTCGTAGTGATCGTGGGCATTCTGGCCGCCGTCGCGGCGCCGAACCTGATCGGCCAGACGGACAAGGCCCGCACCACCGAGGCGACGGCGGTGCTCGCCAGCATCAAAAACGGCCAGGCCGAATACAACTTCAAGCATCCGGGTGAATTTGTGACGATCGGCCAGCCCACCGCGGCCGGCCAGACCCGCGTGCCGGCCAAGAAGACCGACTACATCACTTCTGAAACCGACCTGGGCAATCCGGCCACCCCCAACACCGAACAGGAGCAGACCGAGTTCCAGCAGATTCTCGGTATCTCCGTCGGCCAGGGGACCGCCGGGGCGCGCTGGAACTTTGCCACCGCCGGCCACGCCAGTGTCTTCAATCCCGAGGGCGATGTGCTGGTGCCGTCTGGAGCGGCCAGCGGCGAGGGCGGCACCGCCCAGGACTACGTGGCGATTGCCAAGGGCCTGGATGGCACCAACGAGACCGCCCGCCTCGGCGCCCAGATCGTCCACAGCCAGAACCGCACGCTGCTCGATGCCAAACGGCAGTAA